The window AACCTAGAGTGAACAAGAGTGCTAATTCTAAATGGCATATCAACAGAGGGAGAAAACTGAAAATGTCTTAAGTCAACAGCATTGGGACAAAGGGGGTTTCTTAGGTTTCTTTGACCCTGATCTGAAAATAATTTTATTGTTTAACCATAAATTATGGTGTAGTTTAAATACATGATACTAGCAATTCAGGTCCTACTATGAAAAAAACTGATAACAGCTTTATATATATTCCATATAATTCTAAATTAAAGGAGTTAGCAAGAAAAAATAGAAAAAACCCGACTCCAGCAGAGAAAAAAATGTGGTACAAAATTTTAAAAAGTAAAAATTTCTTAGACTACAAATTTGTTAGGTAAAAGCCTTTGAATAATTTTATAGCTGACTTTTATTGCTCTGAGCTAAGCTTAGTTATTGAAATTGACGGAAATAGTCATGATAATAAACAAGAATATGATGAAAAAAGAACAAATACCTTAAATGAACTTGGATTAACTGTAATAAGGTACACTAATAACGAAGTATTAAATAATATTAGTGGTGTATATATTGATTTGAAAGAGAGATTGGAAACCTTTAAGAAATAAAGAGAAAAAACATATACGTTATATAAAGGCAGTTTCAAGCTGCCCTTAATTTTTCCTATTCTGGTTTGTTTATTTCAAAACTAATCTTCGCACCGTAATATCCATTGACATCTGTTTCAATATTTTCATAAGATAAACTCTTAACATCCTTAATTTTAATATTCCTATCAAAGGATGTATAATTCATCTCATCTTCAAATAGAATTTCGATTTTATTTTTTTGAATATTTTCTGCATCAAATTTCAATGAAAATTCATAAACTATTATATTCTTCTGATTTAAAAAGGCATAAAAGCCAACCTGTCTTATGCTTTTAACCAGCTTATCATTTATCTTTATCTGTGTAAAATAATTAAATTCCTCTAAAGCACTGAAGAAATCATTATAAACAAGCTTAATCTCATTACCATTTATAATCCTATCATGGTTTTATCGCACTCAGCCATCACATCACTCGTCCAGTATTCATCCCACTCCCAGATTATTTTAAATCCAGTCAAAAGATTATTATCTATTTCAGGCTTAATTTCACTTTTCACGAAAAGATGTGGATGAGCAAAGACCGACGACACAAATATACTCAAGAGTATTAGACAACAAAAGCTCTTCAATTTTTCTCCTTTAATTACAAAATCATTATTAAACCAATTAGTATAATCAAAACAATGGAAATGTACTCCAAAGCAATCGAAACATAGTCAAACCTATTTGTAAACCTTGCTGAAAAACTGATAGCTTTTTCTCTAAACAAAATGGTTAATATTCCTGTAGTACATAACAGAATAAACATACCCACAGAAATGCTAATAACAGCTAACAAGCCAATAAATAAAAGATCGTTTGCTAAGCTAAAGAGAGTGATTGTCAGTGATACTGGACATGGAATAATTCCTGCCGCAAAACCAACAAACCAAATGCTTTTATTTTCTGAATTATTTGACTTGTGCTTATGAATAAACTTTGATATTAGAAAAACAACACCAATAAAAACTATCAAATACCCACTGGATAGAACAAAGTAATTTTGAATTTTAATTTTCATTATTCCTTTTATTCCCGTTAGAACATAATAGAATAAAAATGCTAAAATTACAGCCGAAATAGTATGGACTAAAGATGTTATGCTGAAAGAATAACCGATTTTTTTAATGTAGTTTTATTTTTAAAAGGTATGTAGAAAGTACTGCTTTCCCGTGACCAGGACCTGCAGAATGCAATACACCATAAAGAGATGAGATAAGAATTAGGAAAAGAATCTTCTTAATATCAATTTCTCCGCTTAATAACTTTAGTGATTCGATTATCTCTCTATCCATTTTTCTAACTATTTCTACAAAATAACTCATTCTCAATCCACCTTTTTTAGTTTTCTTAATATATCATTTTAACATTTAATTACAATACATAATTTTAATACCGTTTAACTTAGTTATGCTCAAAATGGTTCAAAATCCGTAAAAAATTATTAAAGAACAAATCCCTTGCATTTAAAATTTTAATTGATTATAATCACGCTCGATAGTACTGGTTGTATGGAATTCTGTGAAAATCAGAAGCTGACGCGCAACCGTGATGGCAACATGCCTAAGCCGGGTCTTTACATCAGTATACAAACAATAATGATTGCATTCTCGCGGGAGGAATGGTGTCAGAGATAAATAGATTTCCATTAATCAATATCAACCCCGAAATGCATTTTATCAAAATAAGGGGAAAGTTGTTATAGCTGTCTGATAGATATTTGTTGTAAAGGCTAATTTTCATATTCTACCTTCAGAATCAACCGCGGGATTATCTTTTACTGAGAATCAATTATTAGCAGATTAAAACTCTTTCTCCCATAATTAGAAGAGGTGTGTTATGCTGGAAAAAATACGGAAACGCGATGGACGTATTGTGGATTTTGATGTGTCAAAAATTAATTCTGCAATTCTGAAAGCTGGTATTGCAACGGGTGAATTAGACAAAAATGAGGCTAGAAATCTTTCAATCAAAGTTTTAGCACTTATCGAAAAGTTTTATAAAGATGACATTCCTGAAGTTGAAATTGTGCAGGACATTGTTGAGGAAGTTTTAATAACATCACCTTACAAGAAAACAGCTAAAGCTTATATTATTTATCGTGAACAGCACTCAAAAATAAGAGAAATTATAGCTAAGTCAGACGTTGACTTAGTTGACAGCTACCTTTCTAAAAGTGACTGGCAGGTTAAAGAAAACTCCAATATGACTTATTCACTTCAAGGATTAAACAATTATCTTTCCAGTGAGATAAGTAAAACATATTGGCTTAACAAAATCTACCCTCCTGAAATAAGGAAAGCTCATACTAATGGAGATTTTCATCTTCATGATCTAAATCAAATCTCCGTTTATTGTGTAGGATGGGATCTTCAGGATCTACTACAGTCTGGATTTAAAGGGGTTTCCTGTAAAATCGAAAGTAAACCTCCAAAACATTTCAGATCTGCTTTAGGGCAAATAGTCAATTTTTTCTATACACTGCAAGGTGAAGCGGCAGGAGCACAGGCTTTTTCTAGTTTTGATACATTACTTGCTCCATACATAAGATTTGACAAATTAGATTATAACGAAGTTAAACAAGCTCTTCAGGAATTTGTTTTTAATGTGAATGTTCCGACAAGGGTTGGTTTTCAGACTCCTTTTACAAATGTAACTCTGGATCTACTTCCTCCTACAACATTGAAAGATCAGGAAGTAATAATTGGAGAAACTAATACGGGCTTGACTTACGGCGATTTTCAGGAAGAAATGAACATATTTAATAAAGCATTTGTCAATGTCATGAAAGAAGGTGATGCAAAAGGACGGGTTTTTACATTTCCAATTCCAACCTACAATATTACAAAAGATTTTCAATGGGATAATCCAATGCTTGATGACTTATGGGAATCTGTAGCTAAATATGGAATTCCATATTTCTCAAATTTTATAAATTCAGATCTTAGCCCAGAGGATGCTCGTTCAATGTGTTGTAGATTGCGGCTGGATACCAGAGAACTTCAAAGCAGAGGTGGTGGACTTTTCGGTGCAAATCCATTAACAGGATCAATTGGTGTAGTAACACTCAACCTTCCCAGAGCTGCATATAAATCAGCAAATGAGTACGAATATTTCAAATCAATTGAAAATCTTGTTTCTTTGGCTTCTGAAAGTTTAGAAATTAAAAGAAAAGTACTTGAACAACTAACCCACAATATGCTCTATCCATACACTGCATTCTATTTACGATCTATAAAAGAAAGGTTCGGAAATTATTGGCAGAATCATTTTTCCACAATCGGTGTGATTGGAATGAATGAGGCTATTATGAATCTTTATGGCAAGGAGTATGATATCACTTCAGATAAAGGGAAAAAATTGGCAAGTAAAACTTTGGACTTTATTCGGGAAAGATTGGTTGAACTTCAAAATAGAACAGGTAATTATTATAATCTTGAAGCAACACCTGCCGAAGGAACTAGTTATCGCCTTGCAATACTGGATAAAAAAATATTTCCTGAGATTATAACCTCATCAGGTCTGGAAAGTAAAGAACACTTTTATACCAATTCGACACAATTACCAATTAACTACTCTGATGATCTTTTTGAGGTTTTGGAACATCAGGATGAGTTACAAACTAAATATACAGGTGGAACCGTAGTCCATCTTTTTTCAGGAGAAAAGAATATTACAGGGAATAGCGTTCGAAAATTAGTAAGAAAAATTTGTGAAAATTTTACTCTTCCATACTTCACGATTACACCTACTTTCAGTATATGTCCTAATGATGGATATATCGCAGGTGAAGTTCATGAATGCCCAATTTGTAGCAGTAAGTGTGAGGTTTTTTCCAGAGTTGTGGGATACATTAGACCAATATCTCAATGGAATAATGGAAAAGCAGCCGAATTTGAGCTTAGAAAAACTTTTAAAATTCAAACATCAGATATAGAACCTCAATTCTGTGAGTATGTATGAAAATAGCAGGTTTTATCCCATGTTCATTGAATAACTATCCAGATCATCTCTCTTTCGTGATTTTTTCTGAAGGTTGTAACTTAAAATGTCCATTTTGCCATAATGGTCATCTTATAATTGAAAATAATCTGAATAAGGATATTTTGAGCTTTGAGGAGTTCCTATCAGTTCTGAAATCAAGAAAGAAAATTATTGATGGTATAGTATTTTCAGGTGGAGAGCCACTATTATGGAATGATTTAATAATATGGGTTGAAGCTGCTAAAAGTTTTGGTTATTCGGTAAAGCTTGACACAAATGGAACATTCCCAGAGAAGCTGGATGCTTTAATCAAATCTGATCTTTTAGACTATATAGCTATGGACATAAAAGCTCCTATGAGTAAGTATAATTTGTTAGCTGGTGTAAACATTGACTTTAAATGCATTTTAAAATCTATGGATCTAATAAGTCAAAGTTCAATAATGCATGAATTTCGAACAACATGGATAAAAAAACTATTATCAGTTAATGACATTAAAAAAATTATTGAAATAGTTCCTTATAAGTCAAGCTATTACCTACAAAAATTTGTTTTCAATGAAAATGTAATAGATCAAAGTATTGTAAAAAGTAATACAGAAATTTTGTTAGAAGAGATTAAATTAATAACGAATCATAGCATATCGTTAGATAAAAAAATAATGTTAAGATTCTGAAAATGTCAAAAATATAAAAATCAGCATAAGTAAAAACTTATGTATTTGCTTTTATGCTGAAAAGAGGATAAAATGAGCAAAAATATTGTTAGTTTTTCAAAGGATATTCTTGGTATTCTATTTGGTACAGCAATCTGTGGTATCGGATTTTCACTATTTCTCATTCCATATAAATCATCACCTGGAGGAGTCGGTGGTCTTGCACAAATTTTATACTATATGTTTGACTTTTCAGCTGGACTTAGTATGCTGGTGTTTAATATTCCCCTATTTTTAATAGGTGTATACTCTTTCGGAAAAACTTTTGGGTTGAAAACGGTAATAGCGATGTTTTCCTTATCCTTCTTTACTGATCTGTTTTCTGCCAAAGTTCTTCTTAATTTCCAATTCATGCAGGATTTTTTGTTTAAGATCAACGAGACAGAGTACTCATTTACCAATGAAACCATCCTCGCCGTTTTAACTGGGTCTTTGATCGTTGGAGCAGGATTTGGTATAGTAATAAAATTTAATGGATCTACCGGAGGAACAGATATTCCTGCTCTTTTG of the Candidatus Delongbacteria bacterium genome contains:
- a CDS encoding anaerobic ribonucleoside-triphosphate reductase activating protein — its product is MKIAGFIPCSLNNYPDHLSFVIFSEGCNLKCPFCHNGHLIIENNLNKDILSFEEFLSVLKSRKKIIDGIVFSGGEPLLWNDLIIWVEAAKSFGYSVKLDTNGTFPEKLDALIKSDLLDYIAMDIKAPMSKYNLLAGVNIDFKCILKSMDLISQSSIMHEFRTTWIKKLLSVNDIKKIIEIVPYKSSYYLQKFVFNENVIDQSIVKSNTEILLEEIKLITNHSISLDKKIMLRF
- a CDS encoding ribonucleoside triphosphate reductase produces the protein MLEKIRKRDGRIVDFDVSKINSAILKAGIATGELDKNEARNLSIKVLALIEKFYKDDIPEVEIVQDIVEEVLITSPYKKTAKAYIIYREQHSKIREIIAKSDVDLVDSYLSKSDWQVKENSNMTYSLQGLNNYLSSEISKTYWLNKIYPPEIRKAHTNGDFHLHDLNQISVYCVGWDLQDLLQSGFKGVSCKIESKPPKHFRSALGQIVNFFYTLQGEAAGAQAFSSFDTLLAPYIRFDKLDYNEVKQALQEFVFNVNVPTRVGFQTPFTNVTLDLLPPTTLKDQEVIIGETNTGLTYGDFQEEMNIFNKAFVNVMKEGDAKGRVFTFPIPTYNITKDFQWDNPMLDDLWESVAKYGIPYFSNFINSDLSPEDARSMCCRLRLDTRELQSRGGGLFGANPLTGSIGVVTLNLPRAAYKSANEYEYFKSIENLVSLASESLEIKRKVLEQLTHNMLYPYTAFYLRSIKERFGNYWQNHFSTIGVIGMNEAIMNLYGKEYDITSDKGKKLASKTLDFIRERLVELQNRTGNYYNLEATPAEGTSYRLAILDKKIFPEIITSSGLESKEHFYTNSTQLPINYSDDLFEVLEHQDELQTKYTGGTVVHLFSGEKNITGNSVRKLVRKICENFTLPYFTITPTFSICPNDGYIAGEVHECPICSSKCEVFSRVVGYIRPISQWNNGKAAEFELRKTFKIQTSDIEPQFCEYV
- a CDS encoding DUF1007 family protein: MKSFCCLILLSIFVSSVFAHPHLFVKSEIKPEIDNNLLTGFKIIWEWDEYWTSDVMAECDKTMIGL
- a CDS encoding DUF1007 family protein: MINGNEIKLVYNDFFSALEEFNYFTQIKINDKLVKSIRQVGFYAFLNQKNIIVYEFSLKFDAENIQKNKIEILFEDEMNYTSFDRNIKIKDVKSLSYENIETDVNGYYGAKISFEINKPE
- a CDS encoding YitT family protein, which codes for MSKNIVSFSKDILGILFGTAICGIGFSLFLIPYKSSPGGVGGLAQILYYMFDFSAGLSMLVFNIPLFLIGVYSFGKTFGLKTVIAMFSLSFFTDLFSAKVLLNFQFMQDFLFKINETEYSFTNETILAVLTGSLIVGAGFGIVIKFNGSTGGTDIPALLMRKHFGITIGNSYLIIDTFVITLVGLVFKNPNLILWGMISLYLSSKMCDFILEGYSQAKGVMIITKNPDIVKALVLEKFQRGCTILDGRGGYTDDRKEIVYTVINQRELIKLKSELKEFDNEAFVNVLNVHEALGAGFKKF